Proteins encoded within one genomic window of Amycolatopsis sp. 2-15:
- a CDS encoding GntR family transcriptional regulator produces MTSQEHLTLTLPTFGVQRNLRDQITQTLRAAVISGELRPGVVYSAPSLATQFGVSATPVREAMLDLVKEGLIDTVRNKGFRVTEPSEKDLDDLSELRALIEVPTVRRLAETGVAPAVIAELRPLATGIEHAAAEHDLIAHVATDMQFHLRLLEQAGNPHLVETVRSLRSRSRIYGLRGLADRDELIPSSHEHAELLDLIEARDADGAEALMSRHIRHVRGIWAE; encoded by the coding sequence TTGACCAGCCAGGAGCACCTCACGCTGACGCTGCCCACCTTCGGCGTCCAGCGGAACCTGCGCGACCAGATCACGCAGACGCTGCGGGCCGCCGTCATCTCCGGCGAGCTACGCCCCGGCGTGGTGTACTCGGCGCCCAGCCTCGCCACGCAGTTCGGCGTCTCCGCGACACCCGTGCGCGAGGCCATGCTCGACCTCGTCAAAGAGGGCCTGATCGACACGGTGCGCAACAAGGGTTTCCGGGTCACCGAACCGTCCGAAAAGGACCTCGACGACCTCAGCGAGCTGCGTGCCCTCATCGAGGTGCCCACCGTCCGCCGCCTCGCCGAGACCGGCGTCGCCCCCGCCGTGATCGCCGAACTGCGCCCACTGGCCACCGGCATCGAACACGCGGCCGCCGAGCACGACCTCATCGCCCACGTCGCCACGGACATGCAGTTCCACCTGCGCCTGCTCGAACAGGCGGGTAACCCGCACCTCGTCGAGACCGTCCGCTCCCTGCGCTCCCGCTCCCGCATCTACGGCCTCCGCGGCCTCGCCGACCGCGACGAGCTCATCCCCTCCTCCCACGAACACGCGGAACTCCTGGACCTCATCGAAGCCCGCGACGCGGACGGCGCGGAGGCCTTGATGAGCCGCCACATCCGGCACGTGCGGGGGATCTGGGCCGAGTAA
- a CDS encoding MFS transporter, translating to MSETTGAPPKLTSHVLAARLERLPISRFHYKLLFAGGLGYTFDAMDGAIVAFILPSVTAEWGLSSGATGILGSSLLIGFLFGAFGAGVLGDKIGRRAVMVSALILYAAASLVAAAAPNFAVLFVARVVAGMGTGAESAIIAPYLSEFVPSRVRGRYIGSLAGFFAFGYVFASLLGYFVVSDVPHGWRWVQVLTAVPIVMLLWWRRSLPESPRFLHVHGRVAEAELVVADIERQVSARVGPLPAPQPSTQDEEVQVSSGTILSNLRALVSSRLRKTTITSWVYWFVAIFTYYGFFTWIPSLLVKQGFDISKSFLFSIVIYLAQIPGYYSAAFVSERIERKWTIVIYLAGGALGALGLAFAGNSTQILIWGIVLSFFMNGNAALEYSYTSEIYPTMIRTTGLGVASAVGRIGGIIAPIVIGFSYSNVGFGGVFTMLLVLLVIGAGVVAVFGQRTTGRSLETIGQETIGRG from the coding sequence ATGTCAGAAACGACCGGCGCGCCCCCGAAGCTCACGTCACACGTGCTGGCGGCCCGGCTCGAACGCCTGCCGATCTCCCGGTTCCACTACAAGCTGCTCTTCGCGGGCGGCCTCGGGTACACCTTCGACGCGATGGACGGCGCGATCGTCGCCTTCATCCTCCCCTCCGTCACCGCCGAATGGGGCCTGTCCAGCGGAGCCACCGGCATCCTGGGCAGCAGCCTGCTGATCGGCTTCCTCTTCGGCGCGTTCGGCGCCGGGGTGCTCGGCGACAAGATCGGCCGGCGCGCGGTGATGGTCAGCGCACTCATCCTCTACGCGGCCGCGAGCCTCGTCGCGGCCGCCGCGCCGAACTTCGCGGTGCTGTTCGTCGCGCGCGTCGTGGCGGGCATGGGCACCGGCGCGGAGAGCGCGATCATCGCGCCCTACCTGTCGGAGTTCGTGCCTTCGCGCGTGCGCGGGCGCTACATCGGTTCCCTGGCCGGGTTCTTCGCGTTCGGCTACGTGTTCGCGAGCCTGCTCGGCTACTTCGTGGTCAGCGACGTGCCCCACGGCTGGCGCTGGGTCCAGGTGCTCACGGCGGTGCCGATCGTGATGCTGCTGTGGTGGCGCCGCTCGCTGCCGGAGTCGCCGCGGTTCCTGCACGTCCACGGCCGCGTCGCCGAGGCCGAACTGGTGGTCGCCGACATCGAGCGCCAGGTCAGCGCCCGCGTCGGCCCGCTGCCGGCGCCACAACCGTCCACACAGGACGAAGAGGTGCAGGTGTCCTCGGGCACGATCCTGTCGAACCTGCGCGCGCTGGTGTCGTCCAGGCTGCGCAAGACCACGATCACGTCGTGGGTCTACTGGTTCGTCGCCATCTTCACCTACTACGGCTTCTTCACCTGGATCCCGTCGCTACTGGTGAAGCAGGGCTTCGACATCTCGAAGAGCTTCCTGTTCTCCATCGTCATCTACCTCGCGCAGATCCCCGGCTACTACTCCGCCGCGTTCGTGAGCGAGCGCATCGAGCGCAAGTGGACGATCGTGATCTACCTGGCGGGCGGCGCGCTCGGTGCGCTCGGGTTGGCGTTCGCGGGCAACAGCACGCAGATCCTGATCTGGGGCATCGTGCTGTCGTTCTTCATGAACGGCAACGCGGCGCTCGAGTACTCCTACACGTCCGAGATCTACCCGACGATGATCCGCACCACCGGCCTCGGCGTCGCGTCGGCGGTCGGGCGGATCGGCGGCATCATCGCGCCGATCGTGATCGGTTTCTCCTACAGCAACGTCGGATTCGGCGGCGTGTTCACCATGCTGCTGGTCCTGCTCGTGATCGGCGCCGGGGTGGTGGCCGTGTTCGGCCAGCGCACCACCGGCCGCTCGCTCGAGACGATCGGGCAGGAGACGATCGGACGTGGCTGA
- a CDS encoding dihydrodipicolinate synthase family protein, which produces MTGREKPWHGVLVAAALPLRETEPGALTVDFDAYAEHVAWLAERGCDGVTPNGSLGEYQTLSVEERTRVVRTAIEAAPEGFTVMPGVAAYGATEARRWAESAAEAGCPAVMLLPPNSYRADERAVVEHYREVAKAGVPIVAYNNPFDTKVDLVPELLAELHAEGLIVGVKEFSGDVRRPYRIAELAPELDVLCGADDVLLELAIAGAPGWVAGYPNAFPKATSELWAAASAGDLEKAVPLYRLLHPLLRWDSLTEFVQAIKLSMDIAGRYGGPCRPPRVPLTPEQEKAVRQATERALEEGLS; this is translated from the coding sequence ATGACCGGGCGCGAAAAGCCATGGCACGGCGTGCTGGTGGCGGCCGCACTCCCCTTGCGGGAGACCGAGCCGGGTGCGCTGACCGTCGATTTCGACGCGTACGCCGAGCACGTCGCGTGGCTGGCCGAGAGGGGTTGTGACGGCGTCACGCCCAACGGTTCGCTGGGGGAGTACCAGACGCTGAGCGTCGAGGAGCGCACGCGCGTGGTCCGCACGGCGATCGAAGCGGCGCCCGAGGGCTTCACGGTGATGCCGGGTGTCGCCGCGTACGGCGCGACGGAAGCGCGGCGCTGGGCCGAGAGCGCGGCGGAGGCGGGCTGCCCCGCGGTGATGCTGCTGCCGCCCAACTCCTACCGGGCCGACGAGCGCGCGGTGGTCGAGCACTACCGCGAGGTCGCGAAGGCCGGCGTGCCGATCGTCGCGTACAACAACCCGTTCGACACCAAGGTCGACCTCGTGCCGGAGCTGCTGGCCGAGCTGCACGCCGAGGGCCTGATCGTGGGCGTGAAGGAGTTCTCGGGCGATGTGCGGCGGCCGTACCGGATCGCCGAGCTGGCGCCGGAGCTCGACGTGCTGTGCGGTGCCGACGACGTGCTGCTGGAGCTGGCGATCGCCGGCGCGCCCGGCTGGGTCGCGGGCTACCCCAACGCGTTCCCGAAGGCCACCAGCGAGCTGTGGGCCGCGGCGTCGGCCGGCGACCTGGAGAAGGCCGTGCCGCTCTACCGGCTGCTGCACCCGTTGCTGCGCTGGGATTCGCTCACGGAGTTCGTGCAGGCGATCAAGCTGAGCATGGACATCGCGGGCCGCTACGGCGGGCCGTGCCGTCCGCCGCGGGTGCCGCTCACGCCCGAGCAGGAGAAGGCCGTCCGCCAGGCCACCGAACGAGCGCTCGAGGAAGGGCTTTCCTAG
- a CDS encoding metal-dependent hydrolase family protein, translated as MAADLSVRHVSVVDPESEQVTGDQVVRITGGRITAIEADPGGPAGAGELDGTGLFAVPGLIDCHVHVNAVSAALGTVADESPAYVAAQASQLLKDMLARGFTSVRDVGGADFGIAAAVAEGLFTGPRIFFGGKALSQTGGHGDLRPAGRDVHDQHYAIPVLGRVCDGVDEVRRAARDEIRRGAYHLKIMLSGGCASPTDRVDSLQFSDEEVTAIVEEAAAANLYTAGHAYTADAVNRGLRLGVRTIEHGNLLDATSIDLFLAHDAFYVPTLITYQALLEQSRELGFTAEQYEKVVRVTENGYQALQLADSAGVRIAYGSDLLGAMQARQSEEFSLRAKVQKPAAVLRSATTVAAELLRQVGTVGTLAPGARGDVVLARANPLADLDVLANPSTGLAAVVQDGVVRVQR; from the coding sequence ATGGCCGCCGACCTCAGCGTCCGGCATGTCAGTGTCGTCGATCCCGAGTCCGAGCAGGTGACCGGCGACCAGGTCGTCCGCATCACCGGCGGCCGGATCACGGCGATCGAAGCCGACCCCGGTGGCCCGGCCGGAGCCGGCGAGCTGGACGGCACGGGACTGTTCGCCGTGCCGGGGCTCATCGACTGCCACGTGCACGTGAACGCCGTGAGCGCGGCGCTCGGCACGGTCGCGGACGAGTCGCCCGCGTACGTGGCCGCGCAGGCTTCGCAGCTGCTGAAGGACATGCTGGCCCGCGGCTTCACGAGCGTCCGCGACGTCGGGGGCGCCGACTTCGGCATCGCCGCCGCCGTGGCCGAAGGCCTGTTCACGGGCCCGCGGATCTTCTTCGGCGGCAAGGCCCTTTCCCAGACCGGCGGGCACGGCGACCTGCGGCCGGCGGGACGCGACGTGCACGACCAGCACTACGCGATCCCCGTGCTCGGCCGCGTGTGCGACGGCGTGGACGAGGTCCGCCGCGCCGCGCGCGATGAGATCCGCCGCGGCGCGTACCACCTGAAGATCATGCTGTCGGGCGGCTGCGCGAGCCCCACGGACCGCGTGGACTCCCTGCAGTTCTCCGACGAGGAGGTGACCGCGATCGTCGAGGAGGCGGCCGCGGCGAACCTCTACACGGCGGGCCACGCCTACACCGCCGACGCCGTGAACCGCGGCCTGCGCCTCGGCGTCCGCACGATCGAACACGGCAACCTCCTCGACGCGACGTCGATCGACCTGTTCCTCGCGCACGACGCGTTCTACGTGCCGACGCTGATCACCTACCAGGCCTTGCTGGAGCAGAGCCGGGAGCTGGGTTTCACGGCGGAGCAGTACGAAAAGGTCGTGCGGGTGACGGAAAACGGCTACCAGGCTCTGCAGCTCGCCGACTCCGCCGGCGTCCGCATCGCCTATGGCAGCGACCTGCTGGGCGCGATGCAGGCTCGGCAGTCGGAGGAGTTCTCGTTGCGCGCCAAGGTGCAGAAGCCGGCCGCGGTGCTGCGCTCGGCCACCACGGTCGCGGCCGAGCTGCTGCGGCAGGTCGGCACGGTGGGCACGCTCGCGCCCGGCGCCAGGGGCGACGTCGTGCTCGCGCGGGCGAACCCGTTGGCGGACCTGGACGTGCTGGCGAACCCGTCGACGGGGCTCGCGGCGGTGGTGCAGGACGGGGTGGTGCGCGTACAGCGCTGA
- a CDS encoding isocitrate lyase/PEP mutase family protein encodes MGNLLGTAGTPRKRLRELLAAGPPLVAPGAYDALSARLVEQAGFDVVYMTGFGTTASLIGRPDVGLLSAAEMIDNATRIVSAVDVPVIADADTGYGNAINVVRTVRAYEQAGVAAIHLEDQVMPKKCGHMSGKAVISREEMVGKISAAAAARRDPDFVLIARTDAAAVHGLDDALGRAKAYADAGADVLFVEAPTSEESIERVATELRGVAPLVFNWAEGGRTPPLPLSRITDLGFSLVLYPIGTLLAATAGIRSLLDVIRRDGTPAAALPGVPTFDEFTTLIGLPEVSELEQRFSGE; translated from the coding sequence GTGGGAAATCTGCTCGGTACCGCCGGAACCCCGCGCAAGCGCCTGCGCGAGCTGCTGGCGGCGGGCCCGCCGCTGGTCGCGCCCGGGGCGTACGACGCGCTTTCGGCCCGGCTGGTGGAGCAGGCCGGGTTCGACGTCGTGTACATGACGGGCTTCGGCACCACCGCGTCGCTGATCGGGCGCCCGGACGTGGGCCTGCTCTCGGCCGCGGAGATGATCGACAACGCGACGCGCATCGTCTCGGCCGTCGACGTGCCCGTGATCGCCGACGCCGACACCGGCTACGGCAATGCGATCAACGTGGTGCGCACCGTCCGGGCGTACGAACAGGCCGGCGTCGCGGCGATCCACCTCGAAGACCAGGTGATGCCGAAGAAGTGCGGCCACATGTCGGGCAAGGCCGTGATCTCGCGCGAGGAGATGGTCGGCAAGATCTCCGCGGCCGCCGCCGCCCGGCGCGACCCGGACTTCGTCCTCATCGCCCGCACGGACGCCGCCGCCGTCCACGGCCTCGACGACGCCCTCGGCCGCGCCAAGGCCTACGCCGACGCGGGCGCCGACGTGCTGTTCGTGGAAGCGCCGACGAGCGAGGAGAGCATCGAGCGCGTGGCCACCGAGCTGCGCGGCGTCGCGCCCCTGGTGTTCAACTGGGCCGAAGGCGGCCGGACGCCGCCGCTGCCGCTGTCGCGCATCACGGACCTCGGCTTCTCGCTGGTGCTCTACCCGATCGGCACACTGCTCGCCGCGACGGCCGGCATCCGCTCCCTGCTCGACGTCATCCGCCGCGACGGCACGCCGGCGGCCGCTCTGCCGGGCGTGCCGACGTTCGATGAGTTCACGACGCTCATCGGGCTGCCCGAGGTGAGCGAGCTGGAGCAGCGGTTTTCCGGGGAGTGA
- a CDS encoding ornithine cyclodeaminase family protein produces MIEVLAARPSMPAAIAALRAALADGLDPSADPARAVVPVPSGQFLLMPAFWGSFAGVKVATVAPGNPARDLPRIQGEYLLLDGTTLTPLALFDGVALTSVRTAAVSALAVDCLAAPDVSRLVVFGTGPQAASHLEALREVRPVRDVVVVGRSAARTEAFASAWGARVGTAADVASADLVVCCTTSSTPLFDGALVPDGATVVAVGSHEPHVREVDAALMRRATVVVEAVDTALREAGDVVLAVSEGVLAPDVLVPLSDVVRGKVLPASGPRLFKSVGMAWEDLVVAATTYEAARGESR; encoded by the coding sequence GTGATCGAGGTGCTGGCCGCGCGGCCGTCGATGCCCGCGGCGATCGCGGCGTTGCGGGCCGCGCTGGCCGACGGTCTCGACCCTTCGGCGGATCCGGCGCGCGCCGTCGTACCGGTACCGAGCGGGCAGTTCCTGCTGATGCCGGCGTTCTGGGGTTCGTTCGCCGGGGTGAAGGTGGCGACGGTCGCGCCCGGAAATCCGGCCCGTGACCTGCCGCGGATCCAGGGGGAGTACCTGCTGCTGGACGGGACGACGTTGACGCCGCTGGCCTTGTTCGACGGGGTGGCGTTGACGTCCGTGCGCACCGCGGCGGTGTCGGCCCTGGCCGTCGACTGCCTGGCCGCGCCGGACGTGTCGCGGCTGGTGGTGTTCGGGACCGGGCCGCAGGCGGCGAGCCACCTCGAAGCGCTGCGGGAGGTCCGGCCGGTGCGCGACGTCGTGGTGGTGGGCCGTTCTGCTGCGCGTACCGAAGCTTTCGCGTCGGCTTGGGGCGCCCGGGTCGGCACGGCGGCGGACGTGGCTTCGGCGGACCTGGTGGTGTGCTGCACCACCTCGTCGACGCCGTTGTTCGACGGCGCCCTGGTTCCGGACGGAGCGACGGTGGTGGCGGTCGGTTCGCACGAGCCACACGTGCGTGAGGTCGATGCCGCGCTGATGCGCCGCGCCACGGTGGTCGTCGAAGCGGTGGACACCGCCCTGCGCGAGGCCGGCGACGTCGTGCTGGCGGTTTCGGAAGGAGTTCTGGCGCCGGACGTGCTGGTGCCGCTGTCCGATGTGGTCCGCGGGAAGGTGCTGCCCGCGTCGGGGCCCCGGCTGTTCAAGAGCGTGGGAATGGCGTGGGAGGATCTGGTGGTCGCCGCCACCACCTACGAGGCCGCCCGGGGAGAGTCACGTTGA
- a CDS encoding proline racemase family protein yields MRAKRLFHAVDSHTEGMPTRVITGGVGVVPGATMFERRQYFVEHLDHIRQLLMNEPRGHSAMSGAILQPPTRPDADWGVLFIEVSGCLPMCGHGTIGVATVLVETGMVEVVEPVTTIRLDTPAGLVVAEVAVEDGAARSVTIRNVPSFSVGLDRKVAVPGLGQVRYDLAFGGNFYAIVELEELGLPFDRAEKQKLLDAGLSIMDAINSQDLQVHPENPAISGCHHVYLAAPGSDARVSRHAMAIHPGWFDRSPCGTGTSARMAQLHARGELALHTDFRNESFIGTHFIGRLVEETTVASLPAVVPTITGRAWLTGTAQYFLDPDDPFPTGFEL; encoded by the coding sequence ATGCGTGCCAAGCGGCTGTTCCACGCGGTCGACTCCCACACCGAGGGCATGCCGACCCGCGTGATCACGGGTGGGGTCGGCGTCGTGCCGGGTGCCACGATGTTCGAGCGCCGGCAGTACTTCGTCGAGCACCTCGACCACATCCGGCAGCTGCTGATGAACGAGCCGCGCGGCCATTCGGCGATGAGCGGGGCGATCCTGCAGCCGCCGACGCGGCCGGACGCCGACTGGGGCGTGCTGTTCATCGAGGTGTCGGGCTGCCTGCCGATGTGCGGGCACGGCACCATCGGCGTCGCGACGGTGCTGGTCGAGACAGGCATGGTCGAGGTCGTCGAGCCGGTCACCACGATTCGGCTCGACACCCCGGCCGGGCTCGTCGTCGCGGAGGTGGCGGTGGAGGACGGCGCGGCGCGGTCGGTGACGATCCGCAACGTGCCGTCGTTCTCGGTGGGCCTCGACCGCAAGGTGGCCGTGCCGGGGCTCGGCCAGGTGCGCTACGACCTGGCCTTCGGGGGCAACTTCTACGCGATCGTCGAGCTCGAGGAGCTCGGGCTTCCCTTCGACCGCGCGGAGAAGCAGAAGCTGCTCGACGCGGGACTGTCCATCATGGACGCGATCAACTCCCAGGACCTGCAGGTGCACCCGGAGAATCCCGCGATTTCCGGGTGCCACCACGTGTACCTCGCCGCACCGGGTTCCGACGCGCGGGTCTCGCGCCACGCCATGGCCATCCACCCGGGCTGGTTCGACCGTTCACCGTGCGGCACCGGCACGAGCGCGCGGATGGCGCAGCTGCACGCGCGTGGCGAGCTGGCGCTGCACACCGACTTCCGCAACGAGTCGTTCATCGGCACGCACTTCATCGGCCGGCTGGTGGAGGAGACAACGGTGGCCTCGCTGCCCGCAGTGGTGCCGACCATCACCGGCCGCGCGTGGCTGACCGGCACGGCGCAGTACTTCCTCGACCCCGACGACCCGTTCCCGACGGGGTTCGAACTGTGA
- a CDS encoding aconitase X swivel domain-containing protein translates to MGELTGRTVFPGEATGEPLVLDAPLSFWGGTDLSGRIVDEHHPQRGATLTGRVLVLPRARGSSSSSSVLAEQIRSGTAPAALVLTEPDAILMLGAWVAAELYELRLPIVVLTPQDYARLAACRGPVRVSAGPENAVIRLG, encoded by the coding sequence GTGGGCGAGCTGACCGGACGCACCGTTTTCCCCGGCGAAGCCACCGGGGAACCGCTCGTGCTCGACGCGCCACTGTCGTTCTGGGGCGGCACCGACCTGTCCGGCCGGATCGTCGACGAACACCACCCCCAGCGCGGCGCCACGCTCACCGGCCGCGTTCTCGTGCTGCCGCGGGCGCGCGGCTCCAGCTCCTCGTCGTCGGTGCTCGCCGAGCAGATCCGCAGCGGCACCGCACCCGCCGCCCTCGTCCTCACCGAACCCGACGCCATCCTCATGCTCGGCGCCTGGGTCGCGGCCGAGTTGTACGAGCTGCGGTTGCCGATCGTGGTTCTCACCCCGCAGGACTACGCCCGGCTCGCCGCCTGCCGCGGGCCGGTGCGGGTTTCCGCGGGCCCGGAGAACGCGGTGATCCGGCTCGGCTGA